ACGTTGTTAGGCGAGGTCCTCAACGGACGCGGATTCGTTGCGGGACAAGTTGATTCCCAGGTTCGCCGCGGCCCGTTCGAGGTCCTCGTCCTCGCCTTCGCGCAACTCGATCGCCGCGCCGTCCGAGGACAGCACCTCGACGTTGAGGCACAGCGACTGCAGTTCCTTGAGCAACACCTTGAAGGACTCGGGGATACCCGGCTCCGGGATGTTCTCGCCCTTGACGATCGCCTCGTACACCTTGACCCGGCCGACGGTGTCGTCGGACTTGATGGTCAACAGCTCCTGCAGCGTGTAGGCCGCGCCGTAGGCCTGCATGGCCCAGCACTCCATCTCACCGAAGCGCTGGCCACCGAACTGTGCCTTACCACCCAGCGGCTGCTGGGTGATCATCGAGTACGGACCGGTGGAGCGGGCGTGGATCTTGTCGTCCACCAGGTGGTGCAGCTTCATGATGTACATGTAGCCGACGGTCACCGGGTACGGGAACGGCTCGCCGCTGCGGCCGTCGAACAGCACCGACTTGCCATCGCCGTCCACCATGACCTCGCCGTCGCGGTTGGGCAGCGTGCAGGACAGCATGCCGGCCAACTCCTCCTCCTTGGCGCCGTCGAACACCGGCGTCGACACGATCTGGTCCGGCTGCGCGTGCCGCAGCTCCTCGGGCAGGTTCACCGCCCATTCGGGAGATCCGTCGATGTTCCAGCCGGACTTGGCGACCCACCCGAGGTGGGTCTCCAGGATCTGGCCGATGTTCATCCGTCGCGGCACCCCGTGGGTGTTCAGGATGATGTCCACCGGCGTGCCGTCCGGCAGGAACGGCATGTCCTCCTGGGGCAGGATCTTGCCGATCACACCCTTGTTGCCGTGCCGTCCGGCCAGCTTGTCGCCGTCGGAGATCTTCCGCTTCTGGGCCACGTAGACGCGCACCAGCTCGTTGACGCCGGCCGGCAGCTCGTCGTCGTCCTCGCGGGAGAACACCCGGATGCCGATGACCTTCCCGGACTCGCCGTGCGGCACCTTCAGCGAGGTGTCGCGGACCTCGCGGGCCTTCTCACCGAAAATCGCCCGCAGCAGCCGCTCCTCCGGGGTCAGCTCGGTCTCACCCTTGGGGGTCACCTTGCCGACCAGGATGTCGCCGTCGCGGACCTCGGCGCCGATGCGCACGATGCCGCGCTCGTCGAGGTCGGCCAGCACCTCGTCGGAGACGTTCGGGATGTCCCGGGTGATCTCCTCGGCGCCCAGCTTGGTGTCGCGGGCGTCGATCTCGTGCTCCTCGATGTGGATCGAGGTGAGCACGTCCTCCTCAACCAGACGGTTGGAGAGGATGATCGCGTCCTCGTAGTTGTGGCCCTCCCACGGCATGATCGCCACGAGCAGGTTCTTGCCCAGCGCCATCTCGCCGTTCTCCGTGCACGGACCGTCGGCGATCACCTGGCCGGCCTCGACGCGGTCGCCCGCGTCGACGATCGGCGACTGGTTGGCGCAGGTGCCGTGGTTGGACCGCTCGAACTTGCGCATCCGGTAGGTGTGGCGGGTGCCGTCGTCGGCCATCACGGTGATGTAGTCGGCGGAGACCTCCTCGATCACCCCAGCCTTCTCCGCGACGACGACGTCGCCGGCGTCGATCGCGGCGCGCAGCTCCATGCCCGTGCCCACCAGCGGCGCCTCGCTGCGCACCAGCGGAACCGCCTGGCGCTGCATGTTGGCACCCATCAGGGCACGGTTGGCGTCGTCGTGCTCGAGGAACGGGATCATCGCGGTGGCCACCGACACCATCTGGCGCGGCGACACGTCCATGTAGTCCACCTCGGACGAGGGCACGTACTCGACCTCGCCCGCCTTCCGGCGGACCAGGACACGGGACTCCTCGAACCGGCCCTTGGCGTCGATCGGCGAGTTGGCCTGCGCCACGACGTGGCGGTCCTCCTCGTCGGCGGTCAGGTAGTGGATCTCGTCGCTGATCACACCGTCGACCACCTTGCGGTACGGCGTCTCGATGAACCCGAACGGGTTGACCCGGGCGTAGGTCGCCAACGAGCCGATCAGACCGATGTTGGGGCCTTCCGGGGTCTCGATCGGGCACATGCGGCCGTAGTGCGACGGGTGGACGTCACGGACCTCCAGGCCGGCGCGCTCACGGGACAGACCGCCGGGGCCCAGCGCCGACAGGCGGCGCTTGTGGGTCAGCCCGGACAGCGGGTTGTTCTGGTCCATGAACTGGCTCAGCTGGCTGGTGCCGAAGAACTCCTTGATCGCGGCGACGACCGGCCGGATGTTGATCAGGGTCTGCGGCGTGATCGCCTCGACGTCCTGAGTGGTCATCCGCTCGCGGACGACGCGCTCCATCCGCGACATGCCGACCCGGATCTGGTTCTGGATCAGCTCACCCACGGTACGCAGGCGGCGGTTGCCGAAGTGGTCGATGTCGTCGGTCTCCACCGGGACCTCGGTGCCACCGGGAACCGTCATCGTCGGCTGGCCCTCGTGCAGGCGCACCAGGTACTCGATCGTGGCGACGACGTCTTCCTCGGTCAGCGTCGAGCTCGTGATCGGCGCGCCGACGTTCAGCCCGAGCTTCTTGTTGACCTTGTAGCGGCCGACGCGGGCCAGGTCGTAGCGCTTCTCCTTGAAGAACAGGTTCTCCAGCAGGGTCTGCGCGGACTCCTTGGTGGGCGGCTCGCCCGGACGCAGCTTGCGGTAGATGTCCAGCAGCGCCTCGTCGGTGCCGGCGGTGTTGTCCTTCTCCAGCGTCGACATCATGATCTCGGAGAAACCGAACCGCTCGGTGATCTGCTCGTTGGTCCAGCCGAGCGCCTTGAGCAGCACGGTGACCGGCTGGCGGCGCTTGCGGTCGATGCGCACGCCGACGGTGTCGCGTTTGTCGACGTCGAACTCCAGCCACGCGCCCCGGCTGGGGATCACCTTGACGCTGTGCAGCAGCTTCTCGGTCGACTTGTCGATCGTCTCGTCGAAGTACACACCGGGCGAGCGGACCAGCTGGCTGACCACCACGCGCTCGGTGCCGTTGATGATGAAGGTGCCCTTCTCGGTCATCATCGGGAAGTCACCCATGAACACCGTCTGGCTCTTGATCTCACCGGTGTTGTTGTTGATGAACTCGGCCGTGACGAACAGCGGCGCCGCGTACGTCATGTCCTTGTCTTTGCACTCGTCCACCGGCGCCTTGACCTCGTCGAAGCGCGGGTCGGAGAACGACAGCGACATCGATCCGGAGAAGTCCTCGATCGGCGAAAGCTCCAGGAGCACCTCTTCGAGGCCGCCCACCGGGGTGACCCCCGCCTTGCCCTCGCCGCGGGCGGCGGCCGCCTCGCGCCAGCGCGGCGCGCCGATCAACCACTCGAAGGCGTCGATCTGCACGTCAAGCAGACCCGGAACCTCGAGGGGTTCGCGGAGCTTGGCGAAGGAGACTCGGTTGGGGGCTCCAGGCACGGAGCCGTTTGAGGAACTTCCGTTAGAGGAACTTTGTGGGCGATCCGTCTTGCTCTGGCGGAAATCAGCCAAGATGCATCCTTCCAGCACCTCGTGCGACTCACGAAGGCCGGGACCACCGGCCAGCTCGCCGCGAATTGTGTCGGTTCGGCCGGCGAACGATCTGTCCGGATCTCACGCACGCAACTAAAGAACTAAGCCACGTAGGGAGGCTCAGGCTTAGACCACGGTGTCAGGTGGCGGGTGAGGTGGGCAGGAGGTAGCCAGCGCAACGTCCAACAATAGCGCAGGACTGCGCATTCCTCAACTTCCCAGCACCGAGAGCCCAGGGACATCGGCGCTGGCTGGCGACCTCGACTTCCCGTGGATTCATGCTGCCCAACAGACTGGCTCGTTTAGGGCCCGTCGTCAAGAGGGCAGGCCGCCGTGTTACGCGGAGTTATCGCGGAACCCTGCGGCCCCGGGGCGCTAGCCGCCGAACTCGTTCGCCCGGTACTTGTGGGTGCCTTCGAGGTCGTCGAGGATGGCGGCCTGAGCGGTCTTGGGCAGGGTGTGCAGGATCTCGCGCACCCGGGCCTGGCGGCGGGCGACGGCCTTGCGCTCGGGCATCCCGGGCGTGGCGACGATCTGCGGGGGCACACCCTCGATCTCCTCCACACCGCCGGCGTGGTGACCGGCATCGATCATGGCCTGCTCCTCGGCCATGGTCGCCTCGTCCTTTTCCTCCGACATGCCGATCGGCCCGATGCGGCGGCCGTTGAGGAACTGCCGCACGACCGGCTCGTCACTGGTCAGCAGCACCTCGCGGGGACCGAACATGACCAGCTTGCGGCGGAACAACATGCCCATGTTGTCCGGCACGGTGCGGGCGATGTTGATGTTGTGCGTCACGATCAGCACCGTGGCGTCGATCTGCGCGTTGATGTCGAGGATGAGCTGACTCAGGTAGGCGGTGCGAACCGGGTCCAGACCCGAGTCCGGCTCGTCGCACAGGATGATCTGCGGGTCCATCACCAGAGCACGGGCCAGGCTGGCACGCTTGCGCATACCGCCGGAGATCTCACCGGGGAACTTCTTCTCGTCGCCCCCGAGACCGACCAGGGTCAGCTTCTCCATGACGATGTCACGGATCTCGCCTTCCTTCTTCTTGGTGTGCTCGCGCAGCGGGAAGGCCGCGTTGTCGAAGAGATTCATCGAACCGAACAGCGCGCCGTCCTGGAACATCACGCCGAACAGGGTGCGGATCTCGTAGAGCTCCTTGGCCGAGCACTGCAGGATGTCGGTGCCGTCGATGACGACCGAGCCGCGCTCGGGGCGCAACAGACCGATCAGTGACTTCAGGAAAACCGATTTGCCGGTACCCGACGGCCCCAGCAGGACGCTGACCTCCCCGGCGGGGATTTCCAACGTCACGTCTTCCCAGATTCTCGAGGAGCCGAAGGACTTGGTAAGTCCATTCACCTCGATTGCGACGCCCATGGGAAATCCTTCCGTCGAGACTTGTGCCCGCCACCTGCCCTTTTGTGTGGCATGAGTCACTGTAGCGCACGCCTGCCACACGGCATCAGGGTTGCGGAACACAGCGGGGAAAAATTGGCCGTCCTGAGATCAGCCGGAAGCCCCGATGGCACAACTTATTTGACGCACGTGTTAGCCAGCGGGCGCCCAGTTGCCGTGGAATCCCATCGGCACCCGCTGGGGCAGATGCACGGTGGCGACGCGCTCGAGCGTCTGCGCGTCCAGTAACACCAGTTGCCCTTCGGCGGACTCGCGGTGATAGCCGAATCCCATGAGGACGCCGTCATCTTCGGCGCGCGCCGTGGGGTTGGGCACAAAGGACATCTCGCCGAGCAAAAGGCCCGCATCGAGATCGGCGGCGACGCTGGATCCGCTCGCGTAGTCGTGCTTGTACACGGCGGTGGACATCTCGGATTGGCCGCCGGACAGGTAGCCGCCCTCGGTGCCGATGGTGTAGCCGAACCGGTGCCGTCCGCCGAGCAGACTCTCGTTGATGCGCGGGAATTCCTGTGGGCGATCGTCGCGGCGTTCGCTGCTCACCGCTCCCGTGGTCAGGTTGACGGTCCAGCGGTCCAGCGTCGGCCGGCTGTCGCCGGGGCCGCGCAGGTCACGGTCGAACATCCGCGAGTAGCGCACCACGTCGAGCACCAAAACCTCTGCCCCGTCGCGCATTTCGGAATATGCGTTCAGCGGGTGGTAGACGTAGCAGGGCTCGATGTCGAACCAGCGAATGTCTTCGTTGTTGCCCTCGCGCGGCATGACCCCGATGCGCGCCTGATAGTCAGGGTTCCAGCGATACGGCATCCGATTGATCGGCTCACGATTGCGGTTCAGTGCCGTGGTCATCGGAGAGGGTAGCCGCACCCGCCCGATGAGCGACTGCATCACCAGCCGGGCCGGCAGGCTCAGCCACCGGGGCACGGTCGTCGGCATCACCTGAACGGCGTCGAACGTGACCGGCAGGTCGTAGATGACCACGTACTTGTCGGTCAGCGAGAAGTCGTGCATCATCGGCGACCCGCCGACCTCGATGTCGACCGTGCGCCGGGCGCGGCCGGCGGTGTCGATGACCGAGTACTGGACGGTCCGGCCGCGGGTGAACGAGTAGGACACCGCGTGCAATTCGCCGGTCCTCGGGTCGGCGTGCGGATGGGCGGTGTACCCCCCGAACAGGGTTCCATCGAAGTCGCAGGACCCCTCGGTGTCGAGCTCGTCGGTCAGGCGGTAGTTCGCCCCGCCCCCCTCGACGAGCGCCAGCGTCTGGCCGGCGTGGCTGAGCACGTTGGTGTTGGGGCCGACCGAGAGCATGCCGGCCCGCGGGTCCAGCCCGCCGGGTTCGGACTCGCCGAGTTCGGCGCAGACGTGGGCGGTGCGCACCCAGCGGTT
The sequence above is drawn from the Mycobacterium marseillense genome and encodes:
- a CDS encoding DNA-directed RNA polymerase subunit beta — its product is MADFRQSKTDRPQSSSNGSSSNGSVPGAPNRVSFAKLREPLEVPGLLDVQIDAFEWLIGAPRWREAAAARGEGKAGVTPVGGLEEVLLELSPIEDFSGSMSLSFSDPRFDEVKAPVDECKDKDMTYAAPLFVTAEFINNNTGEIKSQTVFMGDFPMMTEKGTFIINGTERVVVSQLVRSPGVYFDETIDKSTEKLLHSVKVIPSRGAWLEFDVDKRDTVGVRIDRKRRQPVTVLLKALGWTNEQITERFGFSEIMMSTLEKDNTAGTDEALLDIYRKLRPGEPPTKESAQTLLENLFFKEKRYDLARVGRYKVNKKLGLNVGAPITSSTLTEEDVVATIEYLVRLHEGQPTMTVPGGTEVPVETDDIDHFGNRRLRTVGELIQNQIRVGMSRMERVVRERMTTQDVEAITPQTLINIRPVVAAIKEFFGTSQLSQFMDQNNPLSGLTHKRRLSALGPGGLSRERAGLEVRDVHPSHYGRMCPIETPEGPNIGLIGSLATYARVNPFGFIETPYRKVVDGVISDEIHYLTADEEDRHVVAQANSPIDAKGRFEESRVLVRRKAGEVEYVPSSEVDYMDVSPRQMVSVATAMIPFLEHDDANRALMGANMQRQAVPLVRSEAPLVGTGMELRAAIDAGDVVVAEKAGVIEEVSADYITVMADDGTRHTYRMRKFERSNHGTCANQSPIVDAGDRVEAGQVIADGPCTENGEMALGKNLLVAIMPWEGHNYEDAIILSNRLVEEDVLTSIHIEEHEIDARDTKLGAEEITRDIPNVSDEVLADLDERGIVRIGAEVRDGDILVGKVTPKGETELTPEERLLRAIFGEKAREVRDTSLKVPHGESGKVIGIRVFSREDDDELPAGVNELVRVYVAQKRKISDGDKLAGRHGNKGVIGKILPQEDMPFLPDGTPVDIILNTHGVPRRMNIGQILETHLGWVAKSGWNIDGSPEWAVNLPEELRHAQPDQIVSTPVFDGAKEEELAGMLSCTLPNRDGEVMVDGDGKSVLFDGRSGEPFPYPVTVGYMYIMKLHHLVDDKIHARSTGPYSMITQQPLGGKAQFGGQRFGEMECWAMQAYGAAYTLQELLTIKSDDTVGRVKVYEAIVKGENIPEPGIPESFKVLLKELQSLCLNVEVLSSDGAAIELREGEDEDLERAAANLGINLSRNESASVEDLA
- a CDS encoding ABC transporter ATP-binding protein; this encodes MGVAIEVNGLTKSFGSSRIWEDVTLEIPAGEVSVLLGPSGTGKSVFLKSLIGLLRPERGSVVIDGTDILQCSAKELYEIRTLFGVMFQDGALFGSMNLFDNAAFPLREHTKKKEGEIRDIVMEKLTLVGLGGDEKKFPGEISGGMRKRASLARALVMDPQIILCDEPDSGLDPVRTAYLSQLILDINAQIDATVLIVTHNINIARTVPDNMGMLFRRKLVMFGPREVLLTSDEPVVRQFLNGRRIGPIGMSEEKDEATMAEEQAMIDAGHHAGGVEEIEGVPPQIVATPGMPERKAVARRQARVREILHTLPKTAQAAILDDLEGTHKYRANEFGG
- a CDS encoding carotenoid oxygenase family protein, translating into MATTTTAKPGNPYLEDFLAPVSAEVTATDLTVTGRIPDHLDGRYLRNGPNPVAEVDPAVYHWFSGDGMVHGVALRDGQARWYRNRWVRTAHVCAELGESEPGGLDPRAGMLSVGPNTNVLSHAGQTLALVEGGGANYRLTDELDTEGSCDFDGTLFGGYTAHPHADPRTGELHAVSYSFTRGRTVQYSVIDTAGRARRTVDIEVGGSPMMHDFSLTDKYVVIYDLPVTFDAVQVMPTTVPRWLSLPARLVMQSLIGRVRLPSPMTTALNRNREPINRMPYRWNPDYQARIGVMPREGNNEDIRWFDIEPCYVYHPLNAYSEMRDGAEVLVLDVVRYSRMFDRDLRGPGDSRPTLDRWTVNLTTGAVSSERRDDRPQEFPRINESLLGGRHRFGYTIGTEGGYLSGGQSEMSTAVYKHDYASGSSVAADLDAGLLLGEMSFVPNPTARAEDDGVLMGFGYHRESAEGQLVLLDAQTLERVATVHLPQRVPMGFHGNWAPAG